From Lagopus muta isolate bLagMut1 chromosome 28, bLagMut1 primary, whole genome shotgun sequence, a single genomic window includes:
- the LOC125685573 gene encoding butyrophilin subfamily 2 member A1-like codes for MLGFPSWMLTPFQVLAFQHLSCLITGQFISSSRRSSITGVIGEGVILPCYVVAENIPEIFSVQWIFNGQSEKITVSTYHGKNKNEKQDERYQGRIELFHSEFKTGNMSLHLKNIRSSDKGLYTCVVSFNDEHHDELIELQVAAKGGVPSIFLRSPRKEGIGLTCHADGWFPKPEVIWLDGQGQIRKELSTTKVLMMPSGLYSVLSSMNLIPGSDMEVSCRVVNNVLKTMSESRVLISDIFFPSISKWPVAYLVILCAIAVLICVVFFKLKRNHRKTINAVQLKKTMEEEHEQLKLMLEQEKAKNRREKSKLKGRFGKLKAELDFWEAQSYAVPITVNPECQLLEIQVPGAPSVEDIACEPADLSSPSTIPVLVAKEGFASGKHYWEVDVGQQQDWMLGVIRQKGKREEQETLGREDYWALQKSRGDIFSIKGNISFEKEEMNDSVIGVLLDLEEAQINFYEAHQMSTMVKISISLGKEPTEMFFPFLSKGGEADAPVIHPVLTPVPLEPL; via the exons GTCAGTTTATTAGCTCTTCTCGTCGTAGTTCCATCACTGGAGTCATTGGAGAAGGGGTCATTTTGCCTTGTTATGTGGTAGCAGAGAACATTCCTGAGATATTCTCTGTCCAGTGGATATTTAATGGACAGtctgaaaaaataacagtgagCACAtaccatggaaaaaataaaaatgaaaagcaagatgAGAGATATCAGGGCAGAATAGAACTCTTCCACAGTGAATTTAAAACTGGAAACATGTCTCTGCATTTGAAGAATATCAGAAGTTCTGACAAAGGATTGTATACCTGTGTGGTCTCTTTCAATGATGAGCACCATGATGAGCTGATCGAACTGCAAGTAGCAG CTAAAGGTGGTGTGCCTTCCATTTTCCTGAGGAGTCCCAGGAAAGAGGGCATTGGCCTCACCTGCCATGCAGATGGGTGGTTTCCTAAACCTGAAGTGATTTGGTTGGATGGCCAAGGACAGATCAGGAAGGAACTATCAACCACAAAAGTTTTGATGATGCCTTCAGGCCTGTACAGTGTCCTGAGTTCCATGAACCTAATACCAGGATCTGACATGGAAGTCTCCTGCAGGGTAGTTAACAATGTCCTGAAGACAATGAGCGAATCCCGAGTGCTGATTTCAG atattttcttcccctccatTTCAAAATGGCCGGTTGCCTACCTGGTAATTTTATGTGCCATCGCAGTCCTaatttgtgttgtattttttaagCTAAAAC GTAACCACAGGAAAACAATTAATGCAG TACAATTGAAGAAAACGATGGAAGAAG AACATGAACAACTGAAGTTGATGTTAG AACAAGAGAAAGCCAAAAATCGAAGAG aaaaatccaAACTCAAAGGCCGCTTTG GTAAACTGAAAGCTGAGCTGG atttCTGGGAAGCCCAGAGCTATGCAG TTCCCATTACTGTGAATCCTGAATGCCAACTCCTTGAGATCCAAGTGCCAGGAGCTCCAAGTGTTGAGGACATTGCATGTGAACCTGCTGACCTGAGCAGCCCCTCCACAATCCCTGTCCTGGTGGCAAAGGAAGGGTTTGCATCTGGGAAACACTACTGGGAAGTGGATGTgggccagcagcaggactgGATGCTGGGGGTCATAAGGCAGAAAGGGAAACGAGAAGAGCAAGAGACACTTGGTAGGGAGGACTACTGGGCTCTGCAGAAATCCAGGGGAGACATTTTCTCTATCAAGGGAAACATCAGTTTTGAGAAGGAGGAGATGAATGACTCAGTGATTGGTGTGCTTCTGGACTTGGAGGAAGCACAGATAAACTTTTACGAAGCTCATCAGATGTCCACCATGGTAAAAATATCTATAAGTCTCGGAAAGGAAcctacagaaatgtttttcccatttttatccAAAGGAGGAGAGGCAGACGCACCTGTTATCCACCCAGTATTAACCCCCGTGCCTTTGGAGCCACTGTAA
- the LOC125685574 gene encoding zinc-binding protein A33-like isoform X5: MSWEPELPLSASAITIHESAFGNVPERGAQNKSRMDSHNRNEGRFSKLRNGKGIPETQERDPESQQNSCSVVELRKKFEPPALTHGPEKPPQKGSRVDSSKRVPANFSKQSKGNEDPVILERALNHVPEKSSRKESSVDSHRRVQASFSKPSKGNADPVILERDPETQIQPQGIQDLKKVFEPPALNHVPEKSSQKESSVDSHRRVQANFSKQSKGSENPVILERGFFKMQRYKVDVTLNADTAHPRLEVSEDGKSVNDTGVIRQVPSKEERFDSNIFVLAKKGYTSGRKYWEVDVGKRRNWILGVASESVARKGTVNLSPKNGFWVIGLTDGKEYWAHTDPWTRVTVSGRPQKIGIFLDISANKLSFYNAKKKSALYTFTSIGDSRLERKFIPFFSTGSGVSALDTEPLKIVQGFDDDDD; the protein is encoded by the exons atGTCTTGGGAGCCAG AACTTCCTCTCTCTGCGTCTGCTATAACGATACATGAGAGTG CTTTCGGCAACGTACCGGAGCGTGGCGCTCAGAACAAAAGTAGAATGGATTCACATAACAGAAACGAGGGAAGATTCTCCAAACTGAGAAACGGAAAAGGAATTCCAGAAACTCAGGAAAGAG ATCCAGAATCCCAGCAAAATTCTTGCAGTGTGGTAGaattaaggaagaaatttgAGCCTCCGG CCTTAACCCATGGGCCAGAGAAACCCCCACAGAAGGGAAGCAGAGTGGATTCATCAAAGAGAGTCCCAGCAAACTTCTCCAAGCAGAGCAAGGGGAATGAAGATCCAGTAATTCTGGAAAGAG ccttaaaCCACGTGCCTGAGAAATCATCCCGGAAGGAAAGCAGCGTGGATTCACATAGGAGAGTCCAAGCAAGTTTCTCTAAGCCAAGCAAAGGCAATGCAGATCCAGTAATTCTGGAAAGAG ATCCAGAAACCCAGATACAGCCTCAAGGGATCCAAGATCTGAAGAAGGTGTTCGAGCCTCCAG ccttaaaCCACGTGCCTGAGAAATCATCCCAGAAGGAAAGCAGCGTGGATTCACATAGGAGAGTCCAAGCAAACTTCTCCAAGCAGAGCAAGGGGAGTGAAAATCCAGTAATTCTGGAAAGAG GTTTTTTCAAAATGCAGCGCTACAAAG TTGATGTCACCCTGAATGCTGACACGGCTCACCCCAGACTGGAAGTGTCTGAAGATGGGAAGAGCGTGAATGATACCGGTGTGATCAGACAGGTACCCAGCAAGGAGGAGAGATTTGATTCCAACATTTTTGTGTTGGCAAAGAAAGGATACACATCCGGAAGAAAATACTGGGAAGTGGATgttggaaagagaagaaactggATCTTGGGTGTTGCTTCTGAGTCTGTGGCTCGTAAAGGGACTGTGAACCTGTCCCCAAAGAATGGCTTCTGGGTCATAGGGTTAACAGATGGGAAAGAGTATTGGGCCCACACGGATCCTTGGACTCGTGTGACAGTGAGTGGTAGACCACAGAAGATTGGGATCTTCCTGGACATCTCTGCCAACAAGCTCTCATTTTATAATGCcaaaaagaaatcagctttGTACACTTTTACCAGTATTGGTGATAGCAGACTGGAAAGGAAATTCATTCCCTTCTTCTCAACAGGTTCTGGTGTCTCAGCACTTGATACTGAGCCATTGAAAATCGTGCAAGGgtttgatgatgatgatgattgA
- the LOC125685574 gene encoding E3 ubiquitin-protein ligase TRIM39-like isoform X3, with amino-acid sequence MSWEPELPLSASAITIHESAFGNVPERGAQNKSRMDSHNRNEGRFSKLRNGKGIPETQERDPESQQNSCSVVELRKKFEPPALTHGPEKPPQKGSRVDSSKRVPANFSKQSKGNEDPVILERDPETQIQPQGIQDLKKVFEPPALNHVPEKSSQKESSVDSHRRVQANFSKQSKGSENPVILERGRTVEMSTSEVVESMREEMEKILSQKLAVLQRELITTQHAIPPMKEPTDTWTTLQSISENVQALQKGLESMHVSTKEGLQMLRADLEERVPKAWNTPKRSESEENLLDVENPGGFFKMQRYKVDVTLNADTAHPRLEVSEDGKSVNDTGVIRQVPSKEERFDSNIFVLAKKGYTSGRKYWEVDVGKRRNWILGVASESVARKGTVNLSPKNGFWVIGLTDGKEYWAHTDPWTRVTVSGRPQKIGIFLDISANKLSFYNAKKKSALYTFTSIGDSRLERKFIPFFSTGSGVSALDTEPLKIVQGFDDDDD; translated from the exons atGTCTTGGGAGCCAG AACTTCCTCTCTCTGCGTCTGCTATAACGATACATGAGAGTG CTTTCGGCAACGTACCGGAGCGTGGCGCTCAGAACAAAAGTAGAATGGATTCACATAACAGAAACGAGGGAAGATTCTCCAAACTGAGAAACGGAAAAGGAATTCCAGAAACTCAGGAAAGAG ATCCAGAATCCCAGCAAAATTCTTGCAGTGTGGTAGaattaaggaagaaatttgAGCCTCCGG CCTTAACCCATGGGCCAGAGAAACCCCCACAGAAGGGAAGCAGAGTGGATTCATCAAAGAGAGTCCCAGCAAACTTCTCCAAGCAGAGCAAGGGGAATGAAGATCCAGTAATTCTGGAAAGAG ATCCAGAAACCCAGATACAGCCTCAAGGGATCCAAGATCTGAAGAAGGTGTTCGAGCCTCCAG ccttaaaCCACGTGCCTGAGAAATCATCCCAGAAGGAAAGCAGCGTGGATTCACATAGGAGAGTCCAAGCAAACTTCTCCAAGCAGAGCAAGGGGAGTGAAAATCCAGTAATTCTGGAAAGAG gaagGACAGTGGAGATGAGCACCTCAGAGGTCGTGGAATCCATGAGGGAGGAAATGGAGAAGATTCTGAGCCAGAAACTGGCTGTGTTGCAGAGAGAACTGATAACGACCCAGCATGCAATCCCACCCATGAAGGAACCGACCGACACCTGGACTACCCTTCAGAGTATCTCTGAGAATGTGCAAGCCCTGCAGAAAGGTTTGGAGAGCATGCATGTGTCCACAAAGGAGGGCcttcagatgctcagagcagaCCTGGAGGAAAGAGTACCAAAAGCATGGAATACACCCAAAAGGTCTGAGTCTGAAGAGAATCTGTTGGATGTGGAGAACCCTGGAG GTTTTTTCAAAATGCAGCGCTACAAAG TTGATGTCACCCTGAATGCTGACACGGCTCACCCCAGACTGGAAGTGTCTGAAGATGGGAAGAGCGTGAATGATACCGGTGTGATCAGACAGGTACCCAGCAAGGAGGAGAGATTTGATTCCAACATTTTTGTGTTGGCAAAGAAAGGATACACATCCGGAAGAAAATACTGGGAAGTGGATgttggaaagagaagaaactggATCTTGGGTGTTGCTTCTGAGTCTGTGGCTCGTAAAGGGACTGTGAACCTGTCCCCAAAGAATGGCTTCTGGGTCATAGGGTTAACAGATGGGAAAGAGTATTGGGCCCACACGGATCCTTGGACTCGTGTGACAGTGAGTGGTAGACCACAGAAGATTGGGATCTTCCTGGACATCTCTGCCAACAAGCTCTCATTTTATAATGCcaaaaagaaatcagctttGTACACTTTTACCAGTATTGGTGATAGCAGACTGGAAAGGAAATTCATTCCCTTCTTCTCAACAGGTTCTGGTGTCTCAGCACTTGATACTGAGCCATTGAAAATCGTGCAAGGgtttgatgatgatgatgattgA
- the LOC125685574 gene encoding pyrin-like isoform X1, whose amino-acid sequence MSWEPELPLSASAITIHESAFGNVPERGAQNKSRMDSHNRNEGRFSKLRNGKGIPETQERDPESQQNSCSVVELRKKFEPPALTHGPEKPPQKGSRVDSSKRVPANFSKQSKGNEDPVILERALNHVPEKSSRKESSVDSHRRVQASFSKPSKGNADPVILERDPETQIQPQGIQDLKKVFEPPALNHVPEKSSQKESSVDSHRRVQANFSKQSKGSENPVILERGRTVEMSTSEVVESMREEMEKILSQKLAVLQRELITTQHAIPPMKEPTDTWTTLQSISENVQALQKGLESMHVSTKEGLQMLRADLEERVPKAWNTPKRSESEENLLDVENPGGFFKMQRYKVDVTLNADTAHPRLEVSEDGKSVNDTGVIRQVPSKEERFDSNIFVLAKKGYTSGRKYWEVDVGKRRNWILGVASESVARKGTVNLSPKNGFWVIGLTDGKEYWAHTDPWTRVTVSGRPQKIGIFLDISANKLSFYNAKKKSALYTFTSIGDSRLERKFIPFFSTGSGVSALDTEPLKIVQGFDDDDD is encoded by the exons atGTCTTGGGAGCCAG AACTTCCTCTCTCTGCGTCTGCTATAACGATACATGAGAGTG CTTTCGGCAACGTACCGGAGCGTGGCGCTCAGAACAAAAGTAGAATGGATTCACATAACAGAAACGAGGGAAGATTCTCCAAACTGAGAAACGGAAAAGGAATTCCAGAAACTCAGGAAAGAG ATCCAGAATCCCAGCAAAATTCTTGCAGTGTGGTAGaattaaggaagaaatttgAGCCTCCGG CCTTAACCCATGGGCCAGAGAAACCCCCACAGAAGGGAAGCAGAGTGGATTCATCAAAGAGAGTCCCAGCAAACTTCTCCAAGCAGAGCAAGGGGAATGAAGATCCAGTAATTCTGGAAAGAG ccttaaaCCACGTGCCTGAGAAATCATCCCGGAAGGAAAGCAGCGTGGATTCACATAGGAGAGTCCAAGCAAGTTTCTCTAAGCCAAGCAAAGGCAATGCAGATCCAGTAATTCTGGAAAGAG ATCCAGAAACCCAGATACAGCCTCAAGGGATCCAAGATCTGAAGAAGGTGTTCGAGCCTCCAG ccttaaaCCACGTGCCTGAGAAATCATCCCAGAAGGAAAGCAGCGTGGATTCACATAGGAGAGTCCAAGCAAACTTCTCCAAGCAGAGCAAGGGGAGTGAAAATCCAGTAATTCTGGAAAGAG gaagGACAGTGGAGATGAGCACCTCAGAGGTCGTGGAATCCATGAGGGAGGAAATGGAGAAGATTCTGAGCCAGAAACTGGCTGTGTTGCAGAGAGAACTGATAACGACCCAGCATGCAATCCCACCCATGAAGGAACCGACCGACACCTGGACTACCCTTCAGAGTATCTCTGAGAATGTGCAAGCCCTGCAGAAAGGTTTGGAGAGCATGCATGTGTCCACAAAGGAGGGCcttcagatgctcagagcagaCCTGGAGGAAAGAGTACCAAAAGCATGGAATACACCCAAAAGGTCTGAGTCTGAAGAGAATCTGTTGGATGTGGAGAACCCTGGAG GTTTTTTCAAAATGCAGCGCTACAAAG TTGATGTCACCCTGAATGCTGACACGGCTCACCCCAGACTGGAAGTGTCTGAAGATGGGAAGAGCGTGAATGATACCGGTGTGATCAGACAGGTACCCAGCAAGGAGGAGAGATTTGATTCCAACATTTTTGTGTTGGCAAAGAAAGGATACACATCCGGAAGAAAATACTGGGAAGTGGATgttggaaagagaagaaactggATCTTGGGTGTTGCTTCTGAGTCTGTGGCTCGTAAAGGGACTGTGAACCTGTCCCCAAAGAATGGCTTCTGGGTCATAGGGTTAACAGATGGGAAAGAGTATTGGGCCCACACGGATCCTTGGACTCGTGTGACAGTGAGTGGTAGACCACAGAAGATTGGGATCTTCCTGGACATCTCTGCCAACAAGCTCTCATTTTATAATGCcaaaaagaaatcagctttGTACACTTTTACCAGTATTGGTGATAGCAGACTGGAAAGGAAATTCATTCCCTTCTTCTCAACAGGTTCTGGTGTCTCAGCACTTGATACTGAGCCATTGAAAATCGTGCAAGGgtttgatgatgatgatgattgA
- the LOC125685574 gene encoding pyrin-like isoform X2, which translates to MYSTRCLQAFGNVPERGAQNKSRMDSHNRNEGRFSKLRNGKGIPETQERDPESQQNSCSVVELRKKFEPPALTHGPEKPPQKGSRVDSSKRVPANFSKQSKGNEDPVILERALNHVPEKSSRKESSVDSHRRVQASFSKPSKGNADPVILERDPETQIQPQGIQDLKKVFEPPALNHVPEKSSQKESSVDSHRRVQANFSKQSKGSENPVILERGRTVEMSTSEVVESMREEMEKILSQKLAVLQRELITTQHAIPPMKEPTDTWTTLQSISENVQALQKGLESMHVSTKEGLQMLRADLEERVPKAWNTPKRSESEENLLDVENPGGFFKMQRYKVDVTLNADTAHPRLEVSEDGKSVNDTGVIRQVPSKEERFDSNIFVLAKKGYTSGRKYWEVDVGKRRNWILGVASESVARKGTVNLSPKNGFWVIGLTDGKEYWAHTDPWTRVTVSGRPQKIGIFLDISANKLSFYNAKKKSALYTFTSIGDSRLERKFIPFFSTGSGVSALDTEPLKIVQGFDDDDD; encoded by the exons ATGTATTCAACGCGCTGTCTGCAAG CTTTCGGCAACGTACCGGAGCGTGGCGCTCAGAACAAAAGTAGAATGGATTCACATAACAGAAACGAGGGAAGATTCTCCAAACTGAGAAACGGAAAAGGAATTCCAGAAACTCAGGAAAGAG ATCCAGAATCCCAGCAAAATTCTTGCAGTGTGGTAGaattaaggaagaaatttgAGCCTCCGG CCTTAACCCATGGGCCAGAGAAACCCCCACAGAAGGGAAGCAGAGTGGATTCATCAAAGAGAGTCCCAGCAAACTTCTCCAAGCAGAGCAAGGGGAATGAAGATCCAGTAATTCTGGAAAGAG ccttaaaCCACGTGCCTGAGAAATCATCCCGGAAGGAAAGCAGCGTGGATTCACATAGGAGAGTCCAAGCAAGTTTCTCTAAGCCAAGCAAAGGCAATGCAGATCCAGTAATTCTGGAAAGAG ATCCAGAAACCCAGATACAGCCTCAAGGGATCCAAGATCTGAAGAAGGTGTTCGAGCCTCCAG ccttaaaCCACGTGCCTGAGAAATCATCCCAGAAGGAAAGCAGCGTGGATTCACATAGGAGAGTCCAAGCAAACTTCTCCAAGCAGAGCAAGGGGAGTGAAAATCCAGTAATTCTGGAAAGAG gaagGACAGTGGAGATGAGCACCTCAGAGGTCGTGGAATCCATGAGGGAGGAAATGGAGAAGATTCTGAGCCAGAAACTGGCTGTGTTGCAGAGAGAACTGATAACGACCCAGCATGCAATCCCACCCATGAAGGAACCGACCGACACCTGGACTACCCTTCAGAGTATCTCTGAGAATGTGCAAGCCCTGCAGAAAGGTTTGGAGAGCATGCATGTGTCCACAAAGGAGGGCcttcagatgctcagagcagaCCTGGAGGAAAGAGTACCAAAAGCATGGAATACACCCAAAAGGTCTGAGTCTGAAGAGAATCTGTTGGATGTGGAGAACCCTGGAG GTTTTTTCAAAATGCAGCGCTACAAAG TTGATGTCACCCTGAATGCTGACACGGCTCACCCCAGACTGGAAGTGTCTGAAGATGGGAAGAGCGTGAATGATACCGGTGTGATCAGACAGGTACCCAGCAAGGAGGAGAGATTTGATTCCAACATTTTTGTGTTGGCAAAGAAAGGATACACATCCGGAAGAAAATACTGGGAAGTGGATgttggaaagagaagaaactggATCTTGGGTGTTGCTTCTGAGTCTGTGGCTCGTAAAGGGACTGTGAACCTGTCCCCAAAGAATGGCTTCTGGGTCATAGGGTTAACAGATGGGAAAGAGTATTGGGCCCACACGGATCCTTGGACTCGTGTGACAGTGAGTGGTAGACCACAGAAGATTGGGATCTTCCTGGACATCTCTGCCAACAAGCTCTCATTTTATAATGCcaaaaagaaatcagctttGTACACTTTTACCAGTATTGGTGATAGCAGACTGGAAAGGAAATTCATTCCCTTCTTCTCAACAGGTTCTGGTGTCTCAGCACTTGATACTGAGCCATTGAAAATCGTGCAAGGgtttgatgatgatgatgattgA
- the LOC125685574 gene encoding pyrin-like isoform X4 — MSWEPELPLSASAITIHESAFGNVPERGAQNKSRMDSHNRNEGRFSKLRNGKGIPETQERDPESQQNSCSVVELRKKFEPPALTHGPEKPPQKGSRVDSSKRVPANFSKQSKGNEDPVILERALNHVPEKSSQKESSVDSHRRVQANFSKQSKGSENPVILERGRTVEMSTSEVVESMREEMEKILSQKLAVLQRELITTQHAIPPMKEPTDTWTTLQSISENVQALQKGLESMHVSTKEGLQMLRADLEERVPKAWNTPKRSESEENLLDVENPGGFFKMQRYKVDVTLNADTAHPRLEVSEDGKSVNDTGVIRQVPSKEERFDSNIFVLAKKGYTSGRKYWEVDVGKRRNWILGVASESVARKGTVNLSPKNGFWVIGLTDGKEYWAHTDPWTRVTVSGRPQKIGIFLDISANKLSFYNAKKKSALYTFTSIGDSRLERKFIPFFSTGSGVSALDTEPLKIVQGFDDDDD; from the exons atGTCTTGGGAGCCAG AACTTCCTCTCTCTGCGTCTGCTATAACGATACATGAGAGTG CTTTCGGCAACGTACCGGAGCGTGGCGCTCAGAACAAAAGTAGAATGGATTCACATAACAGAAACGAGGGAAGATTCTCCAAACTGAGAAACGGAAAAGGAATTCCAGAAACTCAGGAAAGAG ATCCAGAATCCCAGCAAAATTCTTGCAGTGTGGTAGaattaaggaagaaatttgAGCCTCCGG CCTTAACCCATGGGCCAGAGAAACCCCCACAGAAGGGAAGCAGAGTGGATTCATCAAAGAGAGTCCCAGCAAACTTCTCCAAGCAGAGCAAGGGGAATGAAGATCCAGTAATTCTGGAAAGAG ccttaaaCCACGTGCCTGAGAAATCATCCCAGAAGGAAAGCAGCGTGGATTCACATAGGAGAGTCCAAGCAAACTTCTCCAAGCAGAGCAAGGGGAGTGAAAATCCAGTAATTCTGGAAAGAG gaagGACAGTGGAGATGAGCACCTCAGAGGTCGTGGAATCCATGAGGGAGGAAATGGAGAAGATTCTGAGCCAGAAACTGGCTGTGTTGCAGAGAGAACTGATAACGACCCAGCATGCAATCCCACCCATGAAGGAACCGACCGACACCTGGACTACCCTTCAGAGTATCTCTGAGAATGTGCAAGCCCTGCAGAAAGGTTTGGAGAGCATGCATGTGTCCACAAAGGAGGGCcttcagatgctcagagcagaCCTGGAGGAAAGAGTACCAAAAGCATGGAATACACCCAAAAGGTCTGAGTCTGAAGAGAATCTGTTGGATGTGGAGAACCCTGGAG GTTTTTTCAAAATGCAGCGCTACAAAG TTGATGTCACCCTGAATGCTGACACGGCTCACCCCAGACTGGAAGTGTCTGAAGATGGGAAGAGCGTGAATGATACCGGTGTGATCAGACAGGTACCCAGCAAGGAGGAGAGATTTGATTCCAACATTTTTGTGTTGGCAAAGAAAGGATACACATCCGGAAGAAAATACTGGGAAGTGGATgttggaaagagaagaaactggATCTTGGGTGTTGCTTCTGAGTCTGTGGCTCGTAAAGGGACTGTGAACCTGTCCCCAAAGAATGGCTTCTGGGTCATAGGGTTAACAGATGGGAAAGAGTATTGGGCCCACACGGATCCTTGGACTCGTGTGACAGTGAGTGGTAGACCACAGAAGATTGGGATCTTCCTGGACATCTCTGCCAACAAGCTCTCATTTTATAATGCcaaaaagaaatcagctttGTACACTTTTACCAGTATTGGTGATAGCAGACTGGAAAGGAAATTCATTCCCTTCTTCTCAACAGGTTCTGGTGTCTCAGCACTTGATACTGAGCCATTGAAAATCGTGCAAGGgtttgatgatgatgatgattgA